A region from the Nymphalis io chromosome 9, ilAglIoxx1.1, whole genome shotgun sequence genome encodes:
- the LOC126770851 gene encoding LOW QUALITY PROTEIN: protein FAM234A (The sequence of the model RefSeq protein was modified relative to this genomic sequence to represent the inferred CDS: substituted 1 base at 1 genomic stop codon), whose translation MSANGTGGNYAPLKQILSDSESEDDQKLENAVRIQASDSCNNLDYNSGLQSSKNYSMSDMDEYNSNEKTVESTMDNVSFLQSDMSNRMSFSRRCAFIASILVCVFTIVIFLWGIPCSDVGSCINNEWQDKTTSWEIPYDEIELSGAVQVVDGAIPNTKNLIFIYRGNHMKEEKDNNDNVNGVLLIVGNTGKVGWYTRETRIPTEIDCHLIDVNRDKQKDCIVSGTEGLLAALNPLSGTYYWYILKQGKIFSDIVAIDFPIVIKDMDKDKVYDLLTVATIYPNANHNSLLIISGATGNIIGDPMTVHDCLLIKLLTESDGITYLCKNGTSEAVRQITYPWLYRKLLKLDQSTNHSVPIPMVSKRVNVSLKKSMSSANNWEIYTNGPGKLIVENSGECPNSCRVNLKLLLEKNGTTNVSWEYSANHVYAMKPSSFAFANSIRGFVLKLXQWNSAHLAKGALKIDEVRYNVQNQSPKNTYDIFYYRPTINVASISSFIKYANFTAHDISERIVLVSFDNLQSYVHVNVSQTDIVQICVRGSIDTGTPSPTCQPDLEYQERSLVIADLDEDQSHELISYYSTFNPPESYSPKKSQAYDDWRLTSTVRVIRLESEIPKLFVADN comes from the coding sequence ATGTCAGCAAATGGTACCGGCGGTAACTATGCACCTCTTAAGCAAATACTGTCGGATTCAGAATCGGAAGATGATCAGAAGTTAGAAAATGCCGTACGTATCCAGGCTTCGGATAGCTGTAATAATTTGGACTACAACAGTGGACTGCAGTCGTCAAAGAACTACAGTATGAGTGACATGGACGAGTACAATTCAAATGAAAAAACAGTAGAAAGCACGATGGATAACGTAAGCTTTTTACAATCCGATATGTCAAATAGAATGTCATTTTCACGGCGCTGCGCATTTATCGCATCAATACTTGTTTGCGTTTTTACTATAGTAATATTTCTTTGGGGTATTCCATGCTCCGACGTTGGTAGCTGCATTAACAATGAGTGGCAAGATAAAACTACGAGCTGGGAGATTCCTTACGACGAAATAGAGCTCTCTGGAGCCGTTCAAGTCGTAGACGGAGCTATACCCAAtacaaaaaatcttattttcatATACCGCGGAAATCATATGAAAGAGGAAAAAGACAATAATGACAATGTGAATGgagttttattaattgttgGCAATACTGGTAAAGTCGGTTGGTATACACGAGAAACTAGAATACCGACTGAAATAGACTGTCATCTTATTGATGTGAATCGCGATAAGCAGAAAGATTGCATTGTGTCTGGTACAGAGGGATTGCTTGCCGCTCTTAACCCATTGTCAGGAACATACTATTGGTATATTCTTAAACAAGGTAAAATATTCAGTGATATTGTAGCAATTGATTTTCCAATAGTAATAAAAGATATGGATAAAGATAAAGTTTATGATCTTCTGACTGTGGCCACCATATATCCCAATGCTAATCATAATTCATTGCTGATAATATCTGGAGCAACAGGTAACATTATAGGTGATCCAATGACCGTTCATGATTGTCTATTGATTAAGCTTTTGACAGAGTCCGACGGTATCACATATCTATGCAAAAATGGAACATCTGAAGCGGTGCGGCAGATAACATATCCATGGCTATATAGAAAACTGTTGAAGTTAGATCAATCAACAAATCATTCAGTTCCCATACCAATGGTTTCAAAGAGGGTAAACGTCAGTTTAAAAAAGAGCATGAGCAGTGCAAACAATTGGGAAATATACACAAATGGACCTGGAAAACTTATTGTTGAAAATTCTGGTGAGTGTCCCAACTCATGTAGAGTTAATCTAAAATTATTGCTTGAGAAAAATGGAACAACAAATGTAAGTTGGGAGTATTCTGCTAACCATGTGTACGCTATGAAGCCTAGTTCATTTGCCTTTGCAAACTCTATTAGGGGCTTTGTCTTGAAATTATGACAGTGGAACAGTGCACACCTGGCAAAGGGTGCACTTAAAATTGATGAAGTAAGATACAATGTACAAAATCAAAGCCCCAAGAATacctatgatatattttattaccggCCGACTATAAATGTCGCTTCTATTTCATCATTCATCAAATATGCAAATTTCACAGCACATGATATTTCAGAGAGAATTGTTTTGGTATCGTTTGATAACCTTCAATCATATGTTCATGTAAATGTGAGCCAAACTGATATTGTACAAATTTGTGTCCGTGGTTCTATTGACACTGGAACCCCATCACCAACATGTCAACCTGATTTAGAGTATCAAGAGAGATCTTTAGTTATTGCGGATCTAGATGAAGATCAGTCGCATGAATTAATATCATACTACAGTACTTTTAATCCTCCAGAGTCATATTCTCCAAAGAAATCCCAAGCATATGACGATTGGCGCTTGACGTCAACCGTTAGAGTTATTAGGCTAGAATCAGAAATACCAAAGTTGTTTGTTGCAGATAACTAA
- the LOC126770829 gene encoding suppressor of cytokine signaling 2-like isoform X1, with product MCLVERRGTILSPLNMTIATRLPTQNACVEVGVPLNSWSTGVACCPNCKHELRVSLACAKTHTQTSVTPVTPPFTLQPTYLPHSPLYTTPSSPLIPTPYNDELRRLADTLRALRLSGWYYGNLDWQGARNLLKDASVGAFVIRDSGDRNFIFSLSVQTERGPTSVRLHYEQGFFRLDCDRPLARYMPRFRCVVELVQHYTRVGERGPAGTVWVDREGCPHSPVLLKVPLKKSPPTLLHAARLALHKTLDSNPLTPKLWCAPKHRLLPLPSTLIDYLGEYPYSI from the exons ATGTGCTTGGTTGAAAGACGGGGTACTATACTGAGTCCTTTAAATATGACCATAGCAACGAGATTACCGACACAAA ATGCTTGTGTGGAAGTGGGGGTGCCTCTCAACAGTTGGTCAACAGGTGTTGCTTGCTGTCCAAACTGCAAGCATGAGCTCCGAGtctctttggcctgtgctaaGACTCACACACAAACTTCTGTGACACCAGTCACACCACCCTTCACTCTCCAGCCAACATACTTGCCACATTCTCCTTTATATACAACACCATCTTCACCATTAATACCAACCCCATACAATGATGAGTTGAGACGGTTAGCTGATACGCTGAGAGCATTAAGACTGTCTGGGTGGTACTATGGAAATTTAGATTGGCAG GGTGCTCGAAATTTACTTAAAGACGCAAGTGTCGGTGCTTTTGTGATAAGAGATTCCGGTGatagaaattttatattctCACTGTCTGTGCAAACAGAAAGGGGACCAACTTCTGTCAGGCTACACTATGAGCAGGGCTTCTTTAG GTTAGACTGCGACCGGCCTCTTGCCAGGTATATGCCGCGGTTTCGGTGTGTCGTGGAACTCGTACAGCACTACACTCGAGTCGGCGAACGAGGACCAGCGGGCACAGTTTGGGTGGACCGAGAGGGATGCCCACATTCTCCGGTCCTTCTAAAAGTCCCTCTTAAGAAATCGCCACCGACTCTACTTCATGCAGCTCGCCTAGCGCTTCACAAGACCCTAGACTCAAACCCGCTCACGCCAAAACTTTGGTGTGCCCCCAAACACAGGCTTTTGCCACTGCCCTCCACTCTAATAGACTATCTCGGCGAATATCCATACTCAATCTAA
- the LOC126770829 gene encoding suppressor of cytokine signaling 2-like isoform X2 yields MVVKLPDACVEVGVPLNSWSTGVACCPNCKHELRVSLACAKTHTQTSVTPVTPPFTLQPTYLPHSPLYTTPSSPLIPTPYNDELRRLADTLRALRLSGWYYGNLDWQGARNLLKDASVGAFVIRDSGDRNFIFSLSVQTERGPTSVRLHYEQGFFRLDCDRPLARYMPRFRCVVELVQHYTRVGERGPAGTVWVDREGCPHSPVLLKVPLKKSPPTLLHAARLALHKTLDSNPLTPKLWCAPKHRLLPLPSTLIDYLGEYPYSI; encoded by the exons ATGCTTGTGTGGAAGTGGGGGTGCCTCTCAACAGTTGGTCAACAGGTGTTGCTTGCTGTCCAAACTGCAAGCATGAGCTCCGAGtctctttggcctgtgctaaGACTCACACACAAACTTCTGTGACACCAGTCACACCACCCTTCACTCTCCAGCCAACATACTTGCCACATTCTCCTTTATATACAACACCATCTTCACCATTAATACCAACCCCATACAATGATGAGTTGAGACGGTTAGCTGATACGCTGAGAGCATTAAGACTGTCTGGGTGGTACTATGGAAATTTAGATTGGCAG GGTGCTCGAAATTTACTTAAAGACGCAAGTGTCGGTGCTTTTGTGATAAGAGATTCCGGTGatagaaattttatattctCACTGTCTGTGCAAACAGAAAGGGGACCAACTTCTGTCAGGCTACACTATGAGCAGGGCTTCTTTAG GTTAGACTGCGACCGGCCTCTTGCCAGGTATATGCCGCGGTTTCGGTGTGTCGTGGAACTCGTACAGCACTACACTCGAGTCGGCGAACGAGGACCAGCGGGCACAGTTTGGGTGGACCGAGAGGGATGCCCACATTCTCCGGTCCTTCTAAAAGTCCCTCTTAAGAAATCGCCACCGACTCTACTTCATGCAGCTCGCCTAGCGCTTCACAAGACCCTAGACTCAAACCCGCTCACGCCAAAACTTTGGTGTGCCCCCAAACACAGGCTTTTGCCACTGCCCTCCACTCTAATAGACTATCTCGGCGAATATCCATACTCAATCTAA